The Flaviflexus equikiangi genome contains the following window.
CGAGGTTGAGATTGGTCACCGCGAGACGGCCGGTGACCTCCTCGAGCGGCTCTCCCGCGATGGTGCCGAGCTGTTGGCGGGCACACTCGCGGGGATCGAGGCCGGCACTGCTTCACCGACGCCCCAGGAGGGCGAACCGAGCCACGCACCCCAGCTCACCGGGCACGACGGCAGGCTCGACCTCAACCGCCCGGCCCGCGAACTGGACGCACACATCCGCGGATTCACGCCGAATCCGGGCACGTGGACGACGTGGCGGGGGGAGCGGGTCAAGATCGGCCCAGCGATCCCGGTCGACGTGGGCGTGCCTGTCGGAGAGATCCGCGTCGAGGGCGGGGACGTGCTCCTGGGAACGGGGGAGGGGGCCCTGAGGCTCGACCGGATCGCACCTCCCGGCAAACCATGGATGTCGGCATCGGACTGGGCCCGGGGCCTGCGTGAAACGGTAGTCTGGGATTCATGACTGACGAGAGACCTTCGACGTGGCGCCCCGGGCGCATGGAATCCGATCCGGCGAGACTTGTCGCCCTTGACGTACTCGAACAGGTGCGCGACGGCGCCTTCGCGAACATCGCCCTGCCCGCCACCCTCAAGCGCGCCAATCTCTCCGGGAAGGGACGCGGCTTCGCCACGAACCTCACCTACGGGACGCTGCGCATGCAGGGGAGATGGGACGCGATTATTCGGATGTGCGTCCAGGGTCGTCCCTTCGAGGAGATCGACCCCCTCGTCATCGACATCCTCCGCCTCGGTGCCCACCAGATCCAGGGACTCGATGTCGCGATCCATGCGGCCATGAACGAGACGGTCAACCTCGCGCGCAACGAGGTGGGCTCGGGAGCGTCCGGGTTCGTCAACGCCGTCATGCATCGCATCTCCGAACGCACCGCAGCGGAATGGGACGAAGCACTCGCAGCGGAACTCGCTGACCAGGGCCCGAAGGCCGTCCTGGCCGCACAGACCTCCCACCCCGAGTGGATCCTCGACGTGTACGAGAAGTCTCTCGTCGCATCCGGGCGCACCGTTGCCGATCTCGGCGACGTGCTCGCGGCGAACAACGAGCCCGCCCGCGTCGCGATCGCGCCCCGCGCCGTGTCCCGCGAGACGGTGATGAACGATGCTCGCGAGGCACGCGCCACGCCCCTCGACGGCGTCCTCATGCCCGACGCGATCGTCCTCGAACGGGGCAACCCGGGACGCATGCAGTCGATCCGCGACCAGAGCGCCGGGGTGCAGGATGAAGGGTCGCAGCTTGTCGCCCACCTCCTCGCGGGCGCCCCCCTCGAGGGACGCGATGAGGAATGGCTCGACATGTGTGCCGGTCCTGGCGGCAAGACAGCCACGATCGCCGGTCTCGTCCAGGGCCGGAACGTCCGGGTTTTCGCCAACGAGCTCCACGATCACCGTCTCGACCTGGTCGCCAATGCTGTGGCTCCGTTCGGGGATGCTGTGGCGCTTCGCGAGGGTGATGGTCGTACTCTCGCACGGGAAGAGCCCAACCGCTTCGACCGCGTCCTCGTCGACGCTCCCTGCTCCGGCATCGGCTCCCTCCGCAGGCGCCCCGAGGCGCGGTGGCGGAAGACCCCCGGTGACGCTGAGGGGATGATGGAGCTGCAGGCCGGCCTCCTGGCGGCGGCGATCGATGCTGCCCGCCCCGGCGGCCTCATCTGCTATTCGACGTGCTCCCCGGACGTGCGCGAAACGCTCGACATCGTCAACCAGTTCACCGATCGCGTCGACGTCCTCGACACGGTCGATGTGGCGCGCACCATGGTGATCCCTGGGTCTTTGGACACGATTTCCGGACCGTATCTCCAACTCTGGCCGGACGAACATGATACAGACGCGATGTTCGCGGCTCTCCTCATCAAGAAGTGAGAAAATAACGCATGAGCATTTTGATTTCACCCTCGATCCTCAACTCCGATATCGGCAACCTTGCCGGTGAGCTGGACAAGATCTCGAACGCCGACTGGGCGCACGTCGATGTCATGGACAACCACTTCGTTCCCAACCTCACGTGGGGCGTGCCCGTCATCGAGGCCGCGAAGAAGTATTCGCCCATCCCCATCGATGCGCACCTCATGATCGCTGACCCGGACAGGTGGGCTCCGGGCTTCGTCGAAGCGGGAGCGGACTCCGTCACCTTCCACGCGGAGGCGGTCTCGGCACCGATCCGTCTCGCCCGCGAGATTCGGGGCATGGGGGCACGGGCGGGTCTCGCCCTCAGCCCGGCCACCCAGATCGACAACTACATCGACATCCTCGACGAGTTCGACATGGTGCTGTGCATGACGGTCGAACCTGGCTTCGGCGGGCAGCCGTTCCTCTCGAACGTCATGCCGAAGGTTGCCCGGCTGCGCGACCTCATCGCGAAGAAGGGGCTCGAGACCTGGATCCAGGTCGATGGCGGGATCACCGCCGACACGATCGCGCAGGCAGCCGAGGCGGGCGCCAACAACTTCGTGGCAGGCTCCGCCGTCTACAAGGCGGAGGACGCGGCCGCCTCGGTCGCACAGCTGCGGGAGCTGGCTCACAAGCACAGCCACTGACGTGATGCTACGATAGAGGCGTGTTTCGGGGTCGGTGAAAATCCGAGCCGGCGGTTAAAGTCCGCGACCCGCGCAAGCGGTTGATGGGGTGAAACTCCCCAACCGACGGTCAAAGTCCGGATGGGAGAAACACGCCAGGCTGTCGCGCCCTCAGTGCGCGACGCGTGCCCGCTGTCCCCGAATCATGCCGGAGGACAGTTGCGACACTTCGCACCGATCATCTTTGGGCTGAGCATCATCGCCCTCTGGTGGGTCGTGGCCGACATGGGGATCCTGCCCACCTACTTCCTTCCGCATCCGCGCGCCGTGTGGGACACGCTCTGGAGCGGCATCGCCGACGGCTACCTCCTGTCGGCAGCGAGAGAAACACTCCTCGCGGCAGGCCTGGGATGTCTTGCCGCCACGATCATCGGCCTGCCCCTCGGATATTCGATTGCTCGATCCCCGATCGTGGCCGCCACTCTCGGCCCCTATCTTGCGGCCTCCCAGGCGATACCTGCCGTTGCACTGGCGCCCCTCCTCGTCGTGTGGATCGGTTACGGCCTCGTGCCGATCACCGTGCTGTGCACGATCATCGTCATGTTCCCGGTCGTCATCTCCACCACCCTCGGCATCCGCGAGCTCGACCAGGACATAGTCGATGCTGCTCGTCTCGACGGGGCGGGACGGCTCGACCTCGTCCGCTCGATTGAACTGCCCCTGGCGGCGCCCGCGATCCTTGCCGGAATCAGAACCGGCTTCACGCTGTCCGTGACGGGCGCGGTCGTGGGGGAGATGGTCATGGGCGGGGACGGCCTCGGCGCGGCCCTCTCCCGCGGGCAGGGATCCACCGCCAACGTGGCTCAGCTCTTCGCTGTCATCGCCATCCTCATCATTCTCGCCGTCGGCATCTATCTGCTCCTCACCTACGTGGAGAAGATCACCAGAAAGGGACTCTCATGAAGAAAATTCTCGCGGCCTGCGCCGCCCTCACACTCCTCGCATCCTGCTCCGGCGGGGATGATGATGGTCTGACCGTGGGACTGTCCTACGTTCCCGATGTCCAGTTCTTCCCCTTCTATGTCGCCCTCGACCAGGGATTCTTCGAGGATGCTGGCGTCGACGTCGAGCTGCGCCACCACGGCGCCCAGGAGCCCCTGTTCACGGCCCTGACGACGGGGGAGGAGGACATTGTGTTCGCCGGCGGGGACGAAGTGATGTTCGCTCGCGCGGAGGGCGTGGATGCGAAGAACTTCGCCACCCTCTACCAGACCTATCCCGTCACCCTCATCGTCCCCGAGGATTCCGCCATCGAGAGCCCGGTAGACCTCGAGGGGAAGAGCGTGGGGATACCGGGGGAGTATGGGGAGAACTATTTCGGCCTGCTCGCGATGATCGACGCCTACGGCCTCGAGGACGTCACGGTCGACTCGATCGGCTTCACCCAGATGGCGGCGCTGTCGCGCGGGGATGTCGATGCCGTCATCGGCTTCGTCAACAACGATGCTGTGGCGATGTCAGCCCAGGGCTTCGCGGTGCGCACGATCGACCTGGCTCCCGACCTGCCGCTGATCGGGCCCGGCCTGTCCGCCATGGTCGATTCCTTCGACGAGAACTCCGACGCCTATCGCGCGGTCCTCGAGGGCGTCGAGATGGCACTCGACTATGCGGAGGCGAACCCGGAGGAGACTCTCGATATCGTGACCGGCTACGTGCCCGGTATGAGCGACCCGCAGGTGCGTGAGGCGGCGGCCCTCACGTTCGAGGCGACACTGCCCCTCTATCGAGGCGATGGCACCGTCGGCGCGCAGGACATCCAGCGCTGGGCCGACATGAGCGACTTCATGTCCCGCATCGGCATCCTGTCCGTGCCTGTCCCGGCAGAGGACGCCATGACAACGGAGATCGTCCGTTAGCGTGGCCGTGGTCTCACGGCGTCGAGCCGGTAGGCTCCCCGGGGCTTGAGGGCTTAAACTGGCGGGGTGAAGAACTTCGAAGACCTGTTCGCAGAGCTGAGCCAGAAGGCCGCCGACCGCCCCGAGGGCTCCGGTACCGTCGCCGAACTCGACGCCGGCATCCATGCTATCGGCAAGAAGATCATCGAAGAAGCGGGTGAAGTGTGGATCGCGGCCGAATACGAATCGGACGATCAGGTTGCCCTCGAAGCATCCCAGCTGCTCTACCATCTCCAGGTGATGCTTATCGCCCGCGGCATCTCCCTCGATGACGTCTACCGCTACCTGTAAGGAAGAACCACGTGCTGCGAATCGCCGTCCCCAACAAGGGATCCCTGTCTGAACCGGCCTCCACACTCCTCAAGGAAGCCGGCTACCGTCAGCGCCGTGACCCCAAGGAGCTCGTCCTCCTCGACGAAGTGAACGGCGTGGAGTTCTTCTTCATCCGTCCGCGCGACGTGGCCGTCTATGTCGGCGCCGGCACCGTCGATGTTGGCATCACCGGCCGGGACCTCCTCATCGACTCCGACGCGGACGCGATCGAGCATCGCCCCCTCGGCTTCGCCCGGTCCACGTTCCGCTTCGCGGCACCGAACGGCTCCATGTCGACCATCGATGAGCTGGAGGGGAAGCGCATCGCCACTTCCTACGACGTGGTCGTCCGCAAGCATCTTGAAGAGAAGGGCATCAGCGCCACCGTCGTCCACCTCGACGGTGCGGTCGAATCCTCCGTCCAGCTCGGTGTTGCGGACGCGATCGCGGACGTTGTCGAAACCGGATCGACCCTGCGGGCGGCAGGCCTGACCGTCTTCGGCGAACCCCTCATGTCTTCCGAGGCGGTCCTCATCCGCCGCTCCGGGGAGGAACCGGAGGGCCTCAACATTCTCGACCGCCGCATCCAGGGCGTCCTCGTCGCACGCGGCTACGTCCTCATCGACTACGATATTCGCGCCGAGAACCTGGACGAGGCAGTCCAGCTCACGCCGGGCCTCCAGTCGCCCACCGTGTCACCGCTGCACGACGGGGAGTGGTTTGCTGTGCGCGCCATGGTCCGCAAGGATGATCGCAACCGCGTCATGGACTCCCTCTACGAGGCGGGTGCCCGGGCTATCCTCGTGACCCCGATCCTCGCCTGTAGGCTGTGAATCGGACATTTCGACCCCGGATGGCGAGATACGTGTGTCTCGGTCTCGCCATCCTCCTCATCATCGCGACCGCCGCGCTCTTCGCCGTCGCACCCGGCTTCGGCATGTACGCATGGGGCACGAGCGACTATGTCGGCACACTCGCCCTCCTCGGCTTCTTCCTGTGGCTGCTGTGGATCCAGTACCGGGTGCGCCTCGAGGTCCGCACCGACGGGATCGTCATCAAGAACCTCATCTATTCCCACGACCTGGCCTGGGGTCAGCTCGTCGGGGTCGACTTCGGCGATGGTCCATGGGTGCGGATCGACACGACCGACGGCGAATCGATCAACGTCATGGCGATCCAGGCGGCGGATGGGGAGTATGCTCGGCGCGAAGCCGTGCGTCTCGCCACTCTTATTGATCGACACACCGCGTAGAAGACGCGAAACGTCGGAGGAGCGCGTTCGCCTCACCGCCGCAGGGCTGGATCGAAGCCCGGTTTCGTCGCGGCCGTGGTGCGCTTCGACACCATGGGCTCACATCTCTCTCACTCTGAGCATCCCCGGGCTATCCTGTTCAGCATGAAATCCCTCAACAACTCGGTCCTGCGCGAGCCCGGCATGCCGCTCCTCGTCATCATGACAGTCCTGAGCTTCTCAGGCTTCGCAGCCCTCCTGCCCGTCGCCCCCATGTGGGCCATCGAGGGCGGGGCCGATGCTGGGGGAGCGGGTCTCGTCAACGGCATCCTCATGCTGTTCACGGTTCTCACCCAGCTGCTCGTTCCGTCCGCCCTGCGCCGCTTCGGGTGGGAGCCCGTGCTCGTCACCGGCATGATCCTCCTCGGCCTGCCCACGGCCGGCTTCTTCCTCAGCAACAGTCTCGGCTCGATCCTGTTCTTCTCGGCCCTGCGCGGCCTCGGCTTCGGCGTCATCACCGTGACGGGCAGCGCTCTCGTCGCCGAGCTCGTCGATCCGATGAGACGAGGACAGGCCATCGGCATCTACGGCCTTGCCATCGCCGGCCCGCAGATCATCTTCATCTCCGGCGGCCCCTGGCTTGCCGAGACGGTGGGCTTCGGCCTGATCTTCGCTGTCGGACTGCTGCCGCTTCTCGGTGTCGTTCCCGCCTACCTGCTCGGCAAGAAGGCCGAACGCGTCCCGAAATCGGAGGGGAAGCCGCCCTACGGCCAGCTGTTCCGTCCCGTCGTTCTCCTCCTCGCGGTCACTCTTGCCGGTGGGGCTCTCATCAGCTTCATGGCGCAGATGACGTCGAGCGCCGGTCTCAGCACGATCGCCCTCCTCGTCCTCACCGTGACGACCGCGGTGTCGAGGTGGCGGTTCGGGGGTCTCGCGGATACGTATGGGGCATCCCGGTTCACGTGGCCTCTCGTCGTCACGACCGTTGCGGGCATGAGCCTGCTCGGATGGGCGGTCTCGGACCCGGACTCGACAATCGTTGCGCCGCTCCTCATCGGAGCCGCCCTCGTCGGCATCAGCTACGGCGGCCTGCAAAACCTCACCCTCGTCCTAGCCTTCCAGGCCGTCAAGCGAGAGCACTACGGTTCCGCGAGCGCGAGCTGGAATGTCGGCTTCGATGCTGGGACGGGTCTCGGATCCGTCCTCATCGGCGCCATCGCCACCGCGTTCTCGTTCAGCACGGCAGTCCTCCTCGTCGGTGCCGTCTCGCTACTGACCGTGCCGGTGGCACTGCGCGGGAGACACTCCTAGGCTGTTTATGACCGGACACTAGGGCACAGTTGTGTCATGGTGACTTTTGATTCCGGGCGCATCCTCGTTGGAGCGAGCGATCTCACGGCGGCTAGCTCGTGTCAATATTCGTGGCTGCGGCAGGTCGATGAGGCATGTGGTCGTATCGATCCCGTCCCGCGCGCGGCCGATGTGATGATGAGGCGGGCCGCCGAGCTCGGCGATATCCACGAGCGCCGCATCCTCGACTCCTATCGGGCGGCCGGTCGGACGATCATCGAGATCG
Protein-coding sequences here:
- a CDS encoding transcription antitermination factor NusB, whose product is MTDERPSTWRPGRMESDPARLVALDVLEQVRDGAFANIALPATLKRANLSGKGRGFATNLTYGTLRMQGRWDAIIRMCVQGRPFEEIDPLVIDILRLGAHQIQGLDVAIHAAMNETVNLARNEVGSGASGFVNAVMHRISERTAAEWDEALAAELADQGPKAVLAAQTSHPEWILDVYEKSLVASGRTVADLGDVLAANNEPARVAIAPRAVSRETVMNDAREARATPLDGVLMPDAIVLERGNPGRMQSIRDQSAGVQDEGSQLVAHLLAGAPLEGRDEEWLDMCAGPGGKTATIAGLVQGRNVRVFANELHDHRLDLVANAVAPFGDAVALREGDGRTLAREEPNRFDRVLVDAPCSGIGSLRRRPEARWRKTPGDAEGMMELQAGLLAAAIDAARPGGLICYSTCSPDVRETLDIVNQFTDRVDVLDTVDVARTMVIPGSLDTISGPYLQLWPDEHDTDAMFAALLIKK
- the hisG gene encoding ATP phosphoribosyltransferase, with translation MLRIAVPNKGSLSEPASTLLKEAGYRQRRDPKELVLLDEVNGVEFFFIRPRDVAVYVGAGTVDVGITGRDLLIDSDADAIEHRPLGFARSTFRFAAPNGSMSTIDELEGKRIATSYDVVVRKHLEEKGISATVVHLDGAVESSVQLGVADAIADVVETGSTLRAAGLTVFGEPLMSSEAVLIRRSGEEPEGLNILDRRIQGVLVARGYVLIDYDIRAENLDEAVQLTPGLQSPTVSPLHDGEWFAVRAMVRKDDRNRVMDSLYEAGARAILVTPILACRL
- a CDS encoding ABC transporter substrate-binding protein: MKKILAACAALTLLASCSGGDDDGLTVGLSYVPDVQFFPFYVALDQGFFEDAGVDVELRHHGAQEPLFTALTTGEEDIVFAGGDEVMFARAEGVDAKNFATLYQTYPVTLIVPEDSAIESPVDLEGKSVGIPGEYGENYFGLLAMIDAYGLEDVTVDSIGFTQMAALSRGDVDAVIGFVNNDAVAMSAQGFAVRTIDLAPDLPLIGPGLSAMVDSFDENSDAYRAVLEGVEMALDYAEANPEETLDIVTGYVPGMSDPQVREAAALTFEATLPLYRGDGTVGAQDIQRWADMSDFMSRIGILSVPVPAEDAMTTEIVR
- a CDS encoding phosphoribosyl-ATP diphosphatase; translated protein: MKNFEDLFAELSQKAADRPEGSGTVAELDAGIHAIGKKIIEEAGEVWIAAEYESDDQVALEASQLLYHLQVMLIARGISLDDVYRYL
- the rpe gene encoding ribulose-phosphate 3-epimerase, which translates into the protein MSILISPSILNSDIGNLAGELDKISNADWAHVDVMDNHFVPNLTWGVPVIEAAKKYSPIPIDAHLMIADPDRWAPGFVEAGADSVTFHAEAVSAPIRLAREIRGMGARAGLALSPATQIDNYIDILDEFDMVLCMTVEPGFGGQPFLSNVMPKVARLRDLIAKKGLETWIQVDGGITADTIAQAAEAGANNFVAGSAVYKAEDAAASVAQLRELAHKHSH
- a CDS encoding ABC transporter permease; this translates as MGETRQAVAPSVRDACPLSPNHAGGQLRHFAPIIFGLSIIALWWVVADMGILPTYFLPHPRAVWDTLWSGIADGYLLSAARETLLAAGLGCLAATIIGLPLGYSIARSPIVAATLGPYLAASQAIPAVALAPLLVVWIGYGLVPITVLCTIIVMFPVVISTTLGIRELDQDIVDAARLDGAGRLDLVRSIELPLAAPAILAGIRTGFTLSVTGAVVGEMVMGGDGLGAALSRGQGSTANVAQLFAVIAILIILAVGIYLLLTYVEKITRKGLS
- the fmt gene encoding methionyl-tRNA formyltransferase → MRIIFAGTPVTAVPSLTRLASEHEIVGVLTRAPAPVGRKRVLTPSPVEAAARELGLNVLTPATLKAPEIQEEIARLEPEAVAVVAYGLIIPRALLDVPAHGWINLHFSLLPQWRGAAPVQYAIASGQSTTGIATFQIEAGLDTGPVYDMVEVEIGHRETAGDLLERLSRDGAELLAGTLAGIEAGTASPTPQEGEPSHAPQLTGHDGRLDLNRPARELDAHIRGFTPNPGTWTTWRGERVKIGPAIPVDVGVPVGEIRVEGGDVLLGTGEGALRLDRIAPPGKPWMSASDWARGLRETVVWDS
- a CDS encoding PH domain-containing protein, which produces MARYVCLGLAILLIIATAALFAVAPGFGMYAWGTSDYVGTLALLGFFLWLLWIQYRVRLEVRTDGIVIKNLIYSHDLAWGQLVGVDFGDGPWVRIDTTDGESINVMAIQAADGEYARREAVRLATLIDRHTA
- a CDS encoding MFS transporter; translation: MKSLNNSVLREPGMPLLVIMTVLSFSGFAALLPVAPMWAIEGGADAGGAGLVNGILMLFTVLTQLLVPSALRRFGWEPVLVTGMILLGLPTAGFFLSNSLGSILFFSALRGLGFGVITVTGSALVAELVDPMRRGQAIGIYGLAIAGPQIIFISGGPWLAETVGFGLIFAVGLLPLLGVVPAYLLGKKAERVPKSEGKPPYGQLFRPVVLLLAVTLAGGALISFMAQMTSSAGLSTIALLVLTVTTAVSRWRFGGLADTYGASRFTWPLVVTTVAGMSLLGWAVSDPDSTIVAPLLIGAALVGISYGGLQNLTLVLAFQAVKREHYGSASASWNVGFDAGTGLGSVLIGAIATAFSFSTAVLLVGAVSLLTVPVALRGRHS